In the genome of Felis catus isolate Fca126 chromosome E1, F.catus_Fca126_mat1.0, whole genome shotgun sequence, the window CgatctcacccccaccccagcctgcatTGCTGGCCACGGGATGAAGGCATTAGAAATATTTATCAACTCCAGGAGGGCACCCAGGCTCCGGAGTGGTCTGACTTAGCATGTGACCTTGGGTGGAACCTTCTAGGCTTCGGTTTGCCCAGAATCCATAAAAGGGGGTGATCCATTCCTGCCCTACCTGTCTCCGAGGGGAGGCAGCAGTCCAGAGAGGAAACACGCCATAGTTTGAAGACCAGCAGATTTGTGCTCAAATCCTGACATCCCTGCTTCCTAAGTGGCATCCGAGGGCCTTTACTGGTTGTGTCCAGTACGCAGGGTTTTTGCAATAAATCAAGACAAGGCAGGTGCAAATAGCTGACATGGAGTTTATTGGTTTATTGTCTCTACCCACCCACTAGAGTGTCAGCCCCACGAGGCAGGGATTGGTTTTACTCGCCGCTGCAAGCTAGCACCCAGGGAGGTGACTCCCTAAGCAATCGCTGATTGAATGGATGGACGTAACAGGTGCTCGACGTATGATAACTCCCATTGCGACTCTAAAACGTGCTGAGACTAAAAGCACTTGAACTTCGACAAAGGAAATGCTGGAAAGCAAGAAATAACCTTCAAGGCTGGCGTGCGTCTGTCTGTGGACCCGTCTGCCAGGTTCTGAAAGACACCGGGACTCTGGGCTTATCTGGACAGGAGGATGGACACGATGCGCCCACAAGCGCCAAGCAGGAACGTCCATGAGTGAGGCCGACTGAGTGGGGGTACTTGGCCAAGTGGGGAACCCCCACGCAGCCCAGTAGGGCTCCCTGTGTGTAGCTGACGGTGGCCGGGTGAGAGTGCGGGCCCCGTTTGCGAGCACAACTGATTTTGCCAGGCAAGCCAGAAATCCAATGGAAAACGAttcattttgaagagaaaaacactACATGAGAGCAAACGACATCCATCTGTGGGCTGGGAGGGGCCCCGTGATGGAGCCCAAGCCTCTCAGGCTGTCCCTGGAGTGGCTCCCGCGAGGTCCCTTTCTCTCCAGGCCTCTCGGGCAGTCCCAGCCCCTGAGACAAAGGACTCCACTTGGAGAAATGCTGATGTGCCGTCCAGGTCCAAAAGGTCAGGGTCAGACACAGCCAGGGAAGCGGCCACTTCCCTGGGCTCCTGGGCTCAGGGCAAGCCAGCTCCCATGGTGCCTGGCCTGTGCGGAATTTCAGTAAATACTCCGTGGACGATCCCCCTTAGTGTGACTTTGGGCACAGCCCTCCACCTCTGGGCCGCATCCACAAACCCAGCACAGCTTACAGGGATAACAGGGGTATCCAGCAGGATTAAAGGGACAAGAGGGTTTCTGAAGACTGCAAGTGCTCTTTACAAATGCAAAGCGTGGGCATCTTTGTTGTCATTATCATTACGAGCAAGACAGTTTTGCCAGGGCAGAAGATGGGCCTGGGACCcagaaaaacagagaatttaCAAAAACTTGACAAGGAAGATATGGATCAAGCCCACCAGGGCTCAGGCTCAGAGGGGATGCGTTCTCACCAGCTCCGAGATAGGCCGGTCACAGGAACCTAAGAGATACCCCAGCCACCTGACGGACAGCTCAGTGGCGGGAGGCCCCGGTCAGGCCAAGCTGTATTTCCCCAGACAGATGGCTTCCCACAGAGCACACAAACCCCCCAGGGGCTGCCCATgaaatatagaaattatataaatattatacataaatattttctcatataccTTCGCTATATAAATTATTCTCTTTTGCCCTAAAAACTATATATGTGAGGTAGACAAAAAAATACCCTGTGAGTGCTTCCCTTAAAGCTGTAGAATGAGGGGTCAGTGGCCACTGGTCCCCAGGGGTCCCAGCAGGGCTGAGGGGgatctttgggggcacctggaagAGAAAGGGGCGGGAGcatggaaggaggaaagagacaggGGGCTAGACAGAAAGGAACCCCCCCAGGCCGAGGGGCCCTCAGAGCCCACACCCGTGACATTGGCCGAGGTCATCAGTGTCGGTGGCCAGCCATGGCCTCGGTCCCTTGGAGTCTGCCTTTATCCTCTGCAACCCCGGCACTGCCGGCCACGGAGTCGGGGTGCAGATGGTGTATGGGCGCATCGGGTCCCTTCTTCCTGCCCGTGAGGTCTCTGCTGCCTTATGACAAGGGCCGAGGCAAGGCGGAGGCAGACTTGGGGTCTCAGAGGAACCAGAAGGATGGGGCTGGCAAAGAGAAAGTCTCCGTGCGGTGGGGGAATGGAAGAAACGAGAAAAGcggctctctctcctttttgttcTTCTTGCCATATGTGGGCCAGCTGCCTGGGTCGGCAAAGTCAGTCCAGGGAGGGGGTCTCGGGTAAGTTTGGCTTTTCATCAGAACCTCTGCAGCCAGAGATCCTTCCAGCATCTCACAAGCTGCCTTGACCCGCCAAAGCTAGGGCAACGCCTCACCCTCGGAGATCTCAGGGAGCCCGGGGCTTCTTCCTGGGCTCACGCTGGTGGTTTCGGAGCCTACAGCTGATTCTGAAGTTTCCGTTCAGCCGCAGGTCAGCAACTCTAGGGAGAAAGGAAGCTGACGGAGGGCGCGGCAGGTCGGCAAAACAGCCAAGGGCTTCCCGATGGAGGTCACTTCCTCCTGGCTGGCCGTGGGCCCTGCTCTGGGGAAGCACTCAGCTTCCAGCAGAGTGACCCCTGAAAGGTCTTGGTTCTGAACCGGAGAGAGCGTGCGGCTAAGTGGGAACCCTCAGCCTGGCGGGTCCAaggagtgtgcgtgtgtgcgtgtgtgtgtgcgcgcacgcgcgcctGTATATATGTACCAAttactctctcctcctcccacataGGGCCTTGGAAGGTAGCACTGGCAGTGTCCACAGGATCAGAGGAAATTAGCAAAGTGACTTCTATTCCTCAGGTAGGAGCCAAAGTGGGGGCCATCAGTAAGTGACGGGGGCTCCCCAGGAGCCAGGCTTAGCGAAGACTTCCCTGAACCTGTAACCCCAGGGCAAAAACCTTAATTAGATGAGTATCTGCAAGAGCAGAAACGTAAGCAGATTCGGGACTCTACTGTCACGACCGTCAGCTGCGTTGGGGCCTCACGGCACGGGTGGAACGCAGCCACAGGGGAGCTGATCAAACCGGGCTTAAGGGGAGGCTGAGAAACGGAGCTCCTTGCGTCCCCGCCTCGAACCAGAAGGCTGTCACCCTCTCCTGCGCGGGGACTAAAAGTTCCACACCCAGAAAACGGCGAGGGGTCACTGTCTCTCTGTGCAACCTCAGCGCACTAGCTGGCTCTCCCTACCGGTCCTGCATTCACTGGTGCTCTTATCCAGCAGGGCCCAGTGGGTGTGAATAACTCAGCTCTCAAGGCAAGAACGACGCCTCAGTGCATATTTGAAAAGCCAAATCAAGTACACCGGGCTCGGGGGCAGGTGTCGGACTTGGCCTCCCTCGGGCCCAGAAatccttcctttctccaaacAGCCCCTGCCACCTGGCCtggcctgccccgccccgccccccgcccccacctctaGCCCAGCAAAGCCACACGCTGACACTGCCTCCCAGCGCCCTGCTGGCCCAGCCTGGCTGGCTCTAGGCCACTCATCCGAGGAATTGAGACAGCGAGGTGGTCCCCCCTCACAAAACCCTCAGTCCTTCCTCCTTTGGTCTCCCTTATTCCCCCCACATCCTTTCCTACTCTGCTCTCCTGCTCCAACGTGGTTGGGGACCCTCAGTTCCAGTCCCCCCTCAACCTCTCTTTGCTGGGTGTCGAGGGAGGGAAGGGCTGCCGGGCCCAGTGGAGAGGAGTGCGCGCGTGCGGGCACCGACTTCGGGGTGCACGCCGCGTGCCCCTGCCTGGGGGGCCTCCACGTGGCCGAGCAGCGCGGGGTCCTGGCAGCGCCCCCCTGGCACACCGGGCCGCAGGCCTAATGCTTGCAGGTGTACATGAGCTCCTCCTGCACACACTGCTGGCACTCCACGTAGCAGCACCACTGCACCTGGCAGTGGCAGGAGAAGGCCACCAGGCGGCTCTGGGTGTCATAGCCCCGCCCGCAGCACAGGCTGCTGCAGCTGGCCTCCCGGGAGCACACCCTGCCCGCCGTGCCGGGCGAGTACTTGCTGGGCCGGCAGAAACTGGGCGAGTCTTCCATATAGACCAGGTCCCCGGGCCGTGGGGCCGGGCCCTTGGTGGGGCTGCCTGGCCGGGCGGGCGCCCACAGCTCCAGGCGGCCCAAGGCCTCGTTGGTGGCACTGGACACCTTGACAGCTGAGTCATAACGCAGTTTTAGCGCCTGGCCCGTCTCGCGGAACGGGGCGAGCTGCTTCCAGCAGGTGCGCACGGCACAGGAGCCCGACACACCGTGGCACTTACATGTGGTCCTGAGGCCACTCTTCACTGCCTGCGAGGAGAGAGGGAATGCAGGCGTGGTCAGGGCCATGGCACCGGTGTAGGCCAGTGTAGACCCCGTCGGGGGCGGGGCAGCAGGACGGGCAAGAGATGGAGGGAAGAGGGTGAATGGGACCCAGGCTAGCCCACACGCCACCTTTGTGCAAAGTAACTCGAGACCACCCTGCCGCTGGGCCAACGTGCCCACCTGGCGGAGAGCAATGTGGGCCGGATCtcagccccagctccctcccttgGCCCAGAGTTCTCGTGGAGTGGAAAACCCGCACAACTGAACGCAGCAGCCCTGGTTTACCCCGACTCAGTGATGAGGACACAGAACTCCATTTGCTAGAGAGCTTGAACCCTCGCCTCTCCCAGCCTCTCATCCCGATAGGCTTAGACACCTTTTACCCTCCAGTCCTCCCACTACTGTGTGTCCTCTGCTAAGTCCCTCCCCTTCTGTGGGCCTCCTCGATCGTCCCATCTGTAAGGTGGAGGAAGAGGTGATGTTGCAAAAGATATCAAAGTTTTCAAACGACGTTGGCTTCCAGGATGTCCGGGAAGGATAGTCTCTGGCATGGGGACCCCTCTGCAAACAGGTTTCTGCCTCATCACGGCCGCATCCCAAGCCTGGCTCCCACCCGCCGCCCAGCCCGCCGTGTCACCCAGCACCCTTCCCTACTTCCCGCTACTTGGTACCGGTGTGCTGGTTGAAGGGGTGAGGTTCCTCCTGGGACAGCTCTGTGTGTGCGCTGAGGGGCACGGCAGAGGCAGGCCTCCTGCCGACCCGGCTCCCTGGCCCTGCACCCTGGCTGGGGCCAGGCTTCGGGCCTCCCGGCAACGTGCTCACCTTGATGCCCACGTGGGTGTTGTGAGCGTCCGCCCGTGCCCTCAGGTCTTTGCTTCCTCTCTTGGGCCCCAGGAAGTTGCTCAGGAACTTGGTGCTGTACTTGAGGTTGTCGCCGCACACGCCCCACTGCCAGGCCTGCCGGCTCTCCAGGCCCGGAGAATCATCACAGGTGCAGCGCTCCATGCGCCCGGCGCTGCAGGCCCGGGCCAGAGTGTGGGTGAGGGCAGCGGAGGACATTGCATACAGGAAGGCCGTCTCCTTGAAACCTGGGCCGggcacccggggtggggggggatccgggagggaggggagagaggggggtcAGAGGCTGCCCTTTACCCTCTGAGGGCAGAAgagctgatgggggggggggaggggggcgtgacGAGCCGGACGAGGGTCATATGGACCTGAGGACGTGGCCCGGGGCACCCTTGTGACACCTGCGCCTGAGACTCGGGCTGCAAGCTGCTGCCCTTTAGACGGAACTTTCAAATTCACTATGGAGCGTATGCCCGGGCTCCCAGGGCAGCAGACAGGAGCGCCTGACTCTATGGGACACACGAGAAGGCTGAGATGCAAAGAGAAGCGACTCGGCACCTGGTGAGAGGCAGAGCGGGGGCCAAACCGCTGATCTCGACCCGAAGCCCGCGTGTGAGCCAGCTGGACCCATTTCTGAGGCCCCCGGTCCCCTGAAATATGCTCTGTGGGCTCCCTGCGTTTCAGGACGCCTCTGAAATGTCGCTCTCTGCTACCTACCGTGGAGCGGACCTAATGACGGAGTGACCCTGAGTCTCCCGCGTGACTTGTTCCAGACTGACCATCCCACGCCCTTCCGGGACCGTCACTTCTCTCGCGTTCTTGTGGGCCGTGGCGCaaacctgcccccaccccgcctgcTCTCCAGCGCACCTGGGTGCTGGCAGCACCCTTTGGGGAGTAGCAGCAGCTCCGTCCCAGGCCCTTCCCCACCACGGACAGCAGCTGGCCTCCCATGTACTATCactgccttatttctttttttttttttcttctcaacgtttatttatttttttggggacagagagagacagagcatgaacggaggaggggcagagagagagggagacacagaatcggaaacaagctccaggctctgagccatcagcccagagcctgacgcggggcttgaacccacggaccgcgagatcgtgacctggctgaagtcggatgcttaaccgactgcaccacccaggcgcccctgccttatttcttttaagtttatttatttattttgagagagagagagagcacaggtgtgagcaggggaggggcagagagagagggagagagagacgagagagagagagagagagagagagagagagagagagagaatcccaagcaggctctgcatggtcagtgcggagcccatgtggggctcgaactcacgaaccgcaagatcaccatctgagctgacgtcggacacttaagactgagccacctagctgccccCATCGCTGCCTTTTTGTAAAAGCCCCTTCCTACTTGGTGACAGAGTCACATGATGACCTGTTTCCCCCGTGGGCTGTAAGCTCTCCAAGGGCAGAGGGGGTCTCGTGCAGCTCGGTGCCTCTGGCATCCAGCACCGTGGCTGGCTCGCTGCGAGCCTCACCGGACACTTAGTGAACGAGGGGTGGGAGGAcgcagagaggagggaagaaggccGGGTGTgaatggaaggggaggaggaaacgGTGGACCAACGGATGCGATGAACAAAGTCACGGGCATGAGTAAGCACCTGAATCCGGCCTGTCTCAGGGTATTCGGCCAACTATTCCCTGCCTTCCACCCTTATATGTTCTTGTACCTTgttttgcgtgtgtgtgcatgtgtgtgtgcgcaggaGGCTGAGGGAGGGGACTGGGGGGCCACGCAGCTCAACTGTGGGGTCCTCCAGGATCCAGGAATGGGCTGGGCCTCCTCTTTCCCTGTATCTCCCCTGCTCCTCCACTCCCCCCAAGCTGAGGGAAAGACTGGGCCTCATTAACTCCCAGGACTCTTCTCACTGGGACTATGCTAGGTTCACAAGGGCAGCGTGGCCTGGGCCCAGGGGCCAGGGGAGCAGGAATGGGGGCCttgtccccagccccccagccccctcctccctagCCCCTTTCtccccaagtgccctcctcctccccagccctcctcctctccagtcctccccagcccccctcgTCCCCAGCTGTCCCTTCTCCCCAAGCCTCATCCTCCCTagcccccccaccctcccccagcccctcctccccagcacccGCACTACCTCTCTTGAGCAGGCCTGTCCTCCCCTCCAGACTGCAGTTCCAGCGCTCATGTCGGAACTGAAACTGGCACTCGAGCAGGCTGAGGTGAGCAGCGTCCTGCAGGGTCTCGGCCAGGCCGGGCTCCCTCCGGCAGAGCTGTTTCTGTCGGCGGGACAGCTTCAGCAGGTCACACGGCTTCAGGTGGGCCCCGCTCTGTGCTGGGGCCGCAGCGGTGCCCAGCCCTGGGAAGGGTGTCAGGACCTCCCGCCCGGTCAGGCtagagagagcaaaagagggaGCTAGTGACCCTCAGGGGACatgatgggggaaggggggaaggaagacaTGGGACAAGCAAGAGGAAAGGGACCTCCTAGGGGGCTTCATTTATACCCTGCTGGGAGGCAGGCCAGCCCCATGGGGTatgtgcccatttcacagagtagaaaacccaaGTGCTTACAACAGGGTCTAGTGCCCAAGTTTTCCAGATGCCAAAGTCTCTGCTCTATGTCCCAACTTGGCCCAATCATAAAAATCATCTGggtgcttattaaaaatacagatgcccaGAATCCACGATTGGCAATTCTGACTCTATTGGTCTGGGGCGCagcctgggaatctgtatttacTACACATCTTGGGCGGCTTCTATGATCAGGAAAGTTCGGGAAAAAAACTGCATGTAGTGTGACTGCTGCCTGGAGGGTAGAGCCATGTTCCCAAGAGGGGGCAGGCGGACAGGGGTAGATGTTGGGCAAACACTCAGCAGCTTCTCTGAGATCCCTCTCTCCCTTGTGTTATATTGCTGCCCATGGAATCCCATGCCGACCTAGCCTGTTTCCATAACTCCCAGATCTTCAACCATCTGGCCACTCAGTGCCTGTTACAAAGGGATCCTTAGGGAATACCtggatggatggaggaaggaaggaaggaaggaaagaaggaggaaggaaggaacagatggatggataaactgGCCGATGGCTGGATGAATTTCCATCAGGCCGTCAGCCCCAGTCTTGCCGGTCTACTATATCTGAAGTTCATGGATTCTGAAGTCAGGCTGCCACTTCTTAATTGTGTAAACCTTGaagccttggttttctcctctGGGAAGTGCAAAGAGGATCCTTTCTCCTCCTGGGCCCaccacagtgcctgggacactCTTGTTCCCCTTTCTGCCGGTTAGAGTTTCTCAAGATTCCTTCCCCTTGCAAGGTGCTTTATTCTCCAACCTGGGCAGAGTCTTCCCTTTGTCCACATAAGGAAACACAGTTTTATGAGGAGGCAATGACTAGCCCGAGCCATACAGCAGATGAGCAGCAAGGCAGGGACTACATTAGAGTTCCTTTTCACTCTCCCCAGAAGCTCTCTGAGACGGTTCTCCTGTTGCCTATCCTGTACCCTGGTGGTCCTCAGCATGGGTAGAATATATACCATTCCAGACCCAGGCTAGAGGAAGCAGCCGCCTTCTGGAACACGCCAGCCTCATGGCCAAGATAATGAGCAAAAATGAAACCAGGTGACGGCTCCTAAAGCTCCTGCTTGGATGTGGCCCTTGTCACTCTTGCTTATATGCCACGGCCAAGGCAAGCCCTGGCCCAGCTGCGTGGTCAGAGAGGCACATACTGCATGGAACCAAGGGCCCAGCTCTCCTGTTTAGAGCCACCTGACCCAGCCAGGACATCTGGCTGGATGCCACACTGCCCCAGGGAGAGTGTGGGATCTGGCCaggccccaggtgcccccagaaagtGCCCGTAGATTCTAAATCCATCAGATGCAGCCAACCCAGTGTGGAGCATATCTCCGAAACCCCTGAGCAGAGACAGATGCTATCAGGCTCCtcctggcccagcctggcccGAGGCTCCCCTGCTAGACAGGGTGAGGGCAGGGACCCGTTAATCATTAATCTTGGGGCAAATGGGTAAATTTCCGGCCCACTAGGTCTACACCCAAACCCCTCCCTGCAGCCTGGCAGGAAACCCTTAGAGCTTGACCCTTGGCAGGTCCAGATGTCAGCTCTAGCTGAGGAGGCCCCACCCTGACTGGCTTCCAGTGTGAAGGGCGCAAAGGGAGCAGGAGCCATCTAGCCCCTCACAGCAGGTGCTGGTGTGCGGAAAAGCTGCTCACACTGTTCCTGTGTGTTGGAAATTGGGGCCTCCCTTGTAGCAGCTGATTGACAGGTGAGAGGACAAGCAGGGAGTGATGGCAGTTTGGACCAACGGGGCTGCGCATCCTTCAAGGCCTGTCTCAAACGGCATTCTAAGAACAATACTATTATATCATTATAGCTATATGATACCTTATATCTTATCCTATATAGTCTATATTATTATCACTTTTTGAGTGCTTCTTCTAAGACCTTTAGCTTGCAGACATCTGTTGACTTGGCGACCCACTGCTTCTTCCCAGCTACATGGATACCATGGGGTCGGCCATTTCATACCACATGACCTTGCTGCTCTGGCCTACTGATTGGACCAATGAGGAATCACATGACCGAAGCTGGGCCAATCAGTCCTTTCTCTGGGAATTAGGAATTGGAATGACGAGCGCATACggttgctttctctctcttcctttctttgggCAATGGGGCCCGTAACTCAGGAGATAAAAAGAGGAAGCTGgcccaaagagagagaaaaagaaagaaccaaacaCATAGAGGGAAGCAGAAGTGAGAGTAGGAGGGAGAATGTGGGGAGCTTTTCAGCCCTGGCCCCAGAGTCTTCCTACAGGCAGCTGTGTTCTTGCCTTAGACGCTCCTATCTGTAGTACAGTGTCAAGGCCCGGAGTTGGCTGTCCAACTAAGGATGCTGTCACTGATCACGACCTTCTGACAGCTGTGGAGTACCAGCATGGCCTCGCCTGCACTTGTGAGCCAGGCTCAGCAAACACCCTCTCCCCCATCCATAGgcacctatttttttaaatttcgtTTAATAGGCCCTGTGATTGATGGCCCCAGAAGTCCAGTATAAAGTCGGTTAATTTTATTAGCAGTAATGACACTTAGTAGCGATTAATGGTCAGGAAAGGCAGCCAACCGCATAGAGGCCTCAGGCCACACTGGGCCCTGGTCTGCCCAGGGCTGCTCTCAGAGAAAGCTCTCTGGCACTGCCTTGGGGACCCCCACAGGACCTAGGAAGACAGCTGGGAGGTCTTCCAGGACCCcgtttgccttttatttattttctgtgtcgCAGCTGGGATCCTGTTTCCTTGGACGAGACAGTGCCAGGacatcaaatttggaaaacacCGTATTTCCTCCGGTGGCGTTAGTGAGCTATCCTCCACATGCCCTTCCCTTGGCAGCTACCAGGGAAGGCTTCTTCCCGGACCTCAGGAGCATTCCAGGCACTGCAGGCTCCAGTCTGATTCAGGATCTGTGGGCATGATCCCCTCCCCTTGAAGAAGCCGCATTCCCCGGCACCCCAGGCCCGAGAACCCCACCCACCCGCCTCTCTGCAAAAACTTAATTGCCCACACGTCAGTCGGGCCCCATGAGAGTAAGCCGTACACCCGGAAGAGATCAAGTGAGCCTCATCAGTCTTACGAATTCAgacaaaatttgttttcataaagaTACTGCTCTGTGGTCAGGTCAGATGCCATCAGCCACACAAGTAGTCAGTGTTCTGAGCTGAAGAGCAGGGGCTGAGTAAGTGGTGAAGTTGCTAGCTGCTCTTCTGGGCTGTGGGACAAGAGTTCCTTCAGGCTTCTGCCTGATTCATGTGTTCCTGAGCCCTCTGGGACCACACCATCCCTCCCCCCGCTGTATCTGCTTTAGCCCAGCTGGTGTCCCCCATTCCTGCTTCCAGTCGGGCTCCTCAAGGCTGACTTCCAGCGCCTCTTCTCTTGTCAAGAAAGCAACAACCCCATGTGGCCAACTCCATTCTCCTCCCTTCTTTGCGTCCCGCCTGTGACTCTCTGCTCTCTGTACCTTCAGCCCAAAGCCCTTAGTGTAATAATAAGGCCACAAGCCCCCACCCCTACACAACAAGATGTCCCTGGCTTTGACTCCAGAGCATCCACAGCTACTCCCGGGGCCACCCTGTCTCCACCCAGCGTGGGAAAAGTCAAGGGTGCCCTTGGGGACTTCATCtcacctaccccccacccccaggcctcctCTGCTCACCCCGGCCCCTCCTGCCCTGGCCCTCCTTTCACTCTCTAGTGCTCACCCCATCCACAGTTTTGGCTGAAGCTGCCCCATCTGGGATGAccttgaaggaaggaaaagaaggttcTCCCAGGACTTGGAGAAAGTGTCCCAGGAAACTGCTTTCAGTTACCTTCCGCAGGACCCCAGTCACCACTAAACCCCAGAAAGGAAATGGAGCTCACCCTGGAACGGTCACCCACCACCTGCTGGAGTAGAGAGACCCAAGGATCTCAGGCCCCCAGAGCTGTTCTGGCCTGGGTGGCCTGGTCCCAGTCTGCCTACACTCactggtgaccttgggcacatccaCTCTGCCCCTGAGCTCATCCCAACTAACAAATACACACTGACCAGTGGGAGACCATGACCGGCCCAGACTGCTTGGGTTCCAGTCCTACTTCCGTCTCTTACTCGTTGTGCCACCTTGGGCGAagcacttcacctctctgtgcctcatctataaaatacagataaccacagtacctacctcacagggttgtcaggaggattaaatgagttcactTTTGTACAGCTATTAGAACAGTGCCCAACGCCGTAAGCTCCAGGCAAGTGGCACTCTTGAGCACACTCGCTGTGTGCCAGGCGCCAAGCTGGCTGCTGGGACCTGCTCCCGCCCTcgaggagctcacagtctagaagGAACTTGGTTGCACTCAGGAGTACTCCAGAATTTCCCAAGGCCCCAAGAagcagaagaaggagaagaaggctTTGAACCAGCCCAGCTCCCCATGGAGCAATCAGTAGCTGCTCAGGGATCAGAACTCTTAGCTCCATCTGGGTGAGAACCTGACCTTGGCCAGTCCTGTCCTGCCTGTAGTAGGAGGCTTGGGGGGGTgcggaggaggcagaggaagctcCCAGGGAGCACCCCTGGCTAGCCGGGGAAGACCTGGCAGCTGTAGTGCATTTCCCATCACTTGGGGGTGCTCCAGGCTCCattcttccacccccacccccacccctgtttcTGGTTGAGAAGTTTGATGGTTCCAGGATGTGGGTGACTGAGTGGGTGGGTAGTGTAGGACAAAGCTGGCACTTCCCAGGGCACCAGGTAATGCCAGCCTGTCTGGACCCTTCGCTGGAGGGGCCAGGAGCTGTGCCTGGCACCAGGGACCATGCCAACTGTGGGCAGCTGCCTGGGAACCAGGAAAGCCTTGCCCTGCCTGAAGCATTGGCCTTGGCCCTGCAAAACCCCATTAGATGCTCCTGATAACAGGCTTCCGCTGCAGGGCCATTTGCATGGTAAGCGTTCCCTTTGAGCTTTCATCCCAAACATCTCAGCCCACCGCTCCCAGCCCTGACTAATCCCCCTACACgcggcgcacacacacacacacacacacacacactccccacccccaccctgtgctcTCCACCACCCATCTCTTCCCTGTAGGGGAGGGTTGCTGAGGGCAGTGCCTGCCCAAGAAGAGAGGGCATAGGGGCTCTGACAGTCCTTCTGCAGAAGGGGGGGTACCTTCAACACCCAAGCTTCTCTCCCCACTTCCGGTCAAGCTGCGTGAACCCACCCTGAGGACCGAATCTGGTCACCACCTCCCCGCTAAAGCTCATCCCCGGAGCCATgtctcccagcccagcccagccctggctcAGACAGAAAAGAGCCTGGCCCAGCTGTGGGCTTTGTCTCTCCAAGAACAGCTCCACTTCCTGTTTTACAGCCGCAGACCCGGCTGCCCGCTGAGGGTGGCATCGGGGAGACGTGTGCTCACAGCTAAGTGGGCAGCAAGCAGCCCATTCAGCAAGCGCGCTTTGCATCTCAACAATCTCGGGTATTTAGAGCTTGGCCAGTGCAACATCTGCGGAGGAGatgcttccccctcctcctgactctctctccctctccactctggctcaggcagagctgggaagggggAACCTTCATCCCTGGTGTGCATGGGGCAGGCGGCACAGTGGCCGTGGAGGGTCTCCTTGTGCAGAGGACCCCCTCAGGAGCTGAGATTAGGAAT includes:
- the WNT9B gene encoding protein Wnt-9b; the protein is MRPPPALALAALCLLALPAAAAAYFGLTGREVLTPFPGLGTAAAPAQSGAHLKPCDLLKLSRRQKQLCRREPGLAETLQDAAHLSLLECQFQFRHERWNCSLEGRTGLLKRGFKETAFLYAMSSAALTHTLARACSAGRMERCTCDDSPGLESRQAWQWGVCGDNLKYSTKFLSNFLGPKRGSKDLRARADAHNTHVGIKAVKSGLRTTCKCHGVSGSCAVRTCWKQLAPFRETGQALKLRYDSAVKVSSATNEALGRLELWAPARPGSPTKGPAPRPGDLVYMEDSPSFCRPSKYSPGTAGRVCSREASCSSLCCGRGYDTQSRLVAFSCHCQVQWCCYVECQQCVQEELMYTCKH